A region from the Symphalangus syndactylus isolate Jambi chromosome 2, NHGRI_mSymSyn1-v2.1_pri, whole genome shotgun sequence genome encodes:
- the GLRX3 gene encoding glutaredoxin-3 isoform X2: MLFMKGTPQEPRCGFSKQMVEILHKHNIQFSSFDIFSDEEVRQGLKAYSNWPTYPQLYVSGELIGGLDIIKELEASEELDTICPKAPKLEERLKVLTNKASVMLFMKGNKQEAKCGFSKQILEILNSTGVEYETFDILEDEEVRQGLKAYSNWPTYPQLYVKGELVGGLDIVKELKENGELLPILRGEN, translated from the exons ATGCTGTTTATGAAAGGAACTCCTCAAGAACCACGCTGTG GTTTCAGCAAGCAGATGGTGGAAATTCTTCACAAACATAATATTCAGTTTAGCAGTTTTGACATCTTCTCAGATGAAGAGGTTCGACAGGGACTCAAAGCCTATTCCAATTGGCCTACCTATCCTCAGCTCTACGTTTCTGGAGAGCTCATAGGAGGACTTGATATAATTAAG GAGCTAGAAGCATCTGAAGAACTAGATACAATTTGTCCCAAAGCTCCCAAATTAGAGGAAAG GCTCAAAGTGCTGACAAATAAAGCTTCTGTGATGCTCTTTATGAAAGGAAACAAACAG gaaGCAAAATGTGGATTCAGCAAACAAATTCTGGAAATATTAAATAGTACTGG TGTTGAATATGAAACATTCGATATATTGGAGGATGAAGAA GTTCGGCAAGGATTAAAAGCTTACTCAAATTGGCCAACATACCCTCAGCTGTATGTGAAAGGGGAGCTGGTGGGAGGATTGGATATTGTGAAG gaactgAAAGAAAATGGTGAATTGCTGCCTATACTGAgaggagaaaattaa